Genomic segment of Catenibacterium mitsuokai:
TTAATAAGATGTTTTTTGTCTAGATCATGTCCTTGCATCAACCACTTTTTAACGATATCTATTGCTTCTCCTGACTCTCCACATAATCCCATAACACTATTAATAAGTATATCTTTCTTATTCAGTTCGGGATTCAGTGTTCTCATTGCTTCTTTTTGATAATTATTAATATTCATTGTAGTAAAGAAAAAGCCCTGAATAAATCAGGACTTTAAGTGTTGAATTAATTATTTGCTAGCTTCTTCGATAGCAACTGCAACTGCAACAGTAGCACCTACCATTGGGTTGTTACCCATACCGATTAAGCCCATCATTTCAACGTGAGCTGGTACTGATGAAGAACCTGCGAACTGAGCATCACTATGCATACGACCCATAGTATCAGTCATACCATATGAAGCTGGTCCTGCAGCCATGTTATCTGGATGTAATGTACGACCAGTTCCTCCTCCTGAAGCAACTGAGAAGTATTTCTTACCCTGTTCGATACATTCTTTCTTATATGTACCTGCAACTGGATGCTGGAAACGAGTTGGGTTAGTAGAGTTACCAGTGATTGATACATCTACACCTTCCTTATGCATGATAGCTACACCTTCACGTACGTCATCTGCACCATAGCAGTTAACCTTAGCTCTGTCACCATCTGAATAAGCAGTTCTAGATAATTCTTTAACCTCACCTGTGAAATAATCGAACTGAGTTTCAACATATGTGAAACCATTGATTCTTGAGATGATCTTAGCAGCATCTTTACCTAAACCATTTAAGATAACTCTTAAAGGATGCTTACGAACTTTGTTAGCGTTTAATGCGATCTTGATTGCACCTTCAGCAGCTGCGAATGATTCATGACCAGCTAAGAAAGCGAAACACTGAGTTTCTTCATCAAGAAGTCTTGAACCTAAGTTACCATGACCTAAACCTACTTTACGATCATCAGCAACTGATCCAGGAATACAGAATGACTGTAAACCAATACCGATTGTCTTAGCAGCATCAGCAGCCTTAACGTCACCTTTCTTGATTGCGATTGCAGCACCTACAGTGTAAGCCCAGCAAGCATTTTCGAAGCAGATAGGCTGAGTAGATTTAACGATGTTATAAACATCAATTCCTTTATCATCACAGATCTTCTTAGCTTCTTCGATATCTTTGATACCATATTCGTTTAAAGTTTTATTGATCTGGTTGATTCTTCTTTCATAACCTTCAAATGTAATAGCCATTGTTCTACCTCCTAATTATTCCTTTCTTGGATCGATGTACTTAGCAGCATCAGCAAAACGTCCATAAGAACCTGTTGCTTTCTTAACAGCTTCATTAGCATCTTCTCCAGCTTTGATCATGTCCATCATTCTTCCAAGATTTACGAATTCGTAACCGATGATCTGGTCATCATTATCTAAAGCAACTCTAGTAATGTAACCTTCAGTTAATTCGAGGTAACGAGGACCTTTCTTCTTAGTAGCATAAGATGTACCTACCATTGATCTTAAACCTTTACCTAAGTCTTCAAGACCAGCACCTACTACTAAACCACCTTCTGAGAAAGCAGACTGAGAACGTCCATAAACGATCTGTAAGAATAATTCTCTCATTGCAGTGTTGATAGCATCACAAACTAAGTCAGTGTTTAATGCTTCAAGTAAAGTTCTACCAACTAAAGCTTCAGCTGCCATAGCTGCAGAATGAGTCATACCTGAACATCCGATAGTTTCGATAAGTGCTTCTTCAATGATACCTTCTTTAACATTTAAAGAAAGTTTACAAGCACCCTGCTGTGGAGCACACCATCCGATACCATGAGTGTAAGCAGAAATATCCTTGATTTCTTTAGAATAAACCCATTTGCCTTCTTCAGGAATTGGGGCACAACCATGATTGCCGCCCTGTTTAACGCAATACATTTCTTCAACTTCTTTTGAATAAATCATTTTTTTACTCCTTTCATTACTAAATGACTGTTGATTCAAGGTGAGGGTTATCACCTGTCAAAATTATATGACACCATGCTTTTAAAGTCAATGAAACTCAAGAAAACAGCATGCAAAAAGTAGTATAAAAAGGGCTTAAAATAACGAGTTTTAGGCTTTATCAGGACTTGTGAAAAAATAAGCGTTTTCATTTTTGCTGTTTGAAAATTACAGTATGTAAATATGTTGTTTCAGTTCAAATAATATTCATACACTCATTTTAAGATTATAATGACAATGCCATGAAAGAAGGAATGACCTATGAAACATAAAAGACTGACAACAAAACAAAAGAGAATATTGAAGAATATATTAGTTGTCATATTGCTTATCATCAGTTTTCCTAGCTATACACCCTCACAGGTGATTATAGAAAGTGATCATATTTTAATAAGTAATCACCTCCTATCTAGACCTATAGAATGTATCAGTTTTGATGGACTCACGTATACTGGTATGGATGGTAAGAAGTATAGTCATAAAAACTATGTAGGGGTACAGCCTCTTACAATCTCTAATACAATTACATTCAGTTCTTCCAAGACGCTCTATAGTGCACCATTTTCATACTATGCTACTTCTAATACTGTTCCTGCAGGAAGTTATCATGTCACAAAAGAAGCAGGGCGCTATATGTATATAGAAGGAAAGGGGTGGGTCTCTTCTCAATATGTGAGTATAGATGTCAATAATTCTATAGAGAATACAACTGGGATACCACTCTACAAAGATTATATGATCCCTGAAACAAGTAGTCATCGTACTCATTATGCAATGAGACCACTGTATATTACAATCCATACAACAGATAATACAAGTAAAGGAGCCGATGCTTTGAGTCATGCTAAACTTCAATATACAGGTAATGTACGTTCTGCTTCCTGGCATTATACAGTGGATGATCACAGTATCTACCAATCATTACCACTTAATCAGCAGGCAGGACATGCAGGAGATGGTGTCATGCCAGGTAATAGTGCGTCTATTGCGATAGAGATATGTGTCAATTCAGATGGCAATTTATATATGGCAGAAAAAAATGCTGCCAAACTTGCAGCAGCATTATTAAAACAATACAACCTCAGTGTAGATCAACTCCGTATGCATCATGACTGGTCAGGTAAAGAATGCCCTCGACCAATGATAGAAGGGCAGTCTGGATCAATGAACTGGGAGAGTTTCAAGAAACAAGTCTATAATTACATGCGTACAGTATGAAAAAAGGAAGCTCACGCTTCCTTTTTAAATGCCTATTCAATCATGATAGGTTTCTTTTCTTCAATCTTTTCAGGCTCAGTCTTAGGGAAAGCAATCATCAATTCACCATTCTCAAACTTAGCAGTGAAGTCTTCTTCTTTATAACCCTCACCAACATAGAACTTTCTTGAACAGCTACCTGTATAACGTTCACTTCTGATAACCTTACCGTTCTTATCTTTTTCTTCCTTATCCTGATTAGTATTAGCAGAAACTGTTAAATAACCATCAGTCAAGTCTAGAGAAATATCTTCTTTCTTATATCCAGGAAGAGCAATGTTCATTTCATAGTTGTTGTCTACTTCCTTGATATCACACTGCATTGCATTCGTTGATGGACTCATCCAGCCATCATCAAACATATCATCAAACACATCATAGAAACCAGGTAAAAATCTCATAAATAACATCTCCTTTATCAAATTTAAACATGGGATTCTTCGTCTCGTGTTATGAGCTATTCAATCATAATAGGTTTCTTTTCTTCAATCTTTTCAGGTTCAGTCTTAGGGAAAGTGATCATCAATTCACCATTCTCAAACTTAGCAGTGAAGTCTTCTTCTTTATAACCCTCACCAACATAGAACTTTCTTGAACAGCTACCTGTATAACGTTCACTTCTGATAACCTTACCGTTCTTATCTTTTTCTTCCTTATCCTGATTAGTATTAGCAGAAACTGTTAAATAACCATCAGTCAAGTCTAGAGAAATATCTTCTTTCTTATATCCAGGAAGAGCAATGTTCATTTCATAGTTGTTGTCTACTTCCTTGATATCACACTGCATTGCATTCGTTGATGGACTCATCCAGCCATCATCAAACATATCATCAAACACATCATAGAAACCAGGTAAAAATCTCATAAATAACATCTCCTTTATCAAATTTAAACATGGGATTCTTCGTCTCGTGTTATTAGTAGATTGTAATTGATTTCTTTTCAACTCTCTTTGGAGCTTCCTTAGGAACTGAAATCATTAATTCACCATTATCAAACTTAGCCTTGATATCTTCTTCAGTAAATCCTTCACCTACATAGAAACTTCTAGAACAGTTACCACTATATCTTTCACGTCTTACAATACGTCCTGCTGTTTCTTCTTTCTTAGCAGATGCTGATACTTTTAAGTAGCCATCCTTAAGTTCCAAAGCAATATTTTCTTTCTTATATCCAGGAAGCGCAATATTCATTTCATAAGTATTTTCAGTTTCACGAATATCACATAACATTGTATTTGCTTTTGTAGTATTGACTCCTGAATCAAATAAATCATCAAACACATCATTGAAGTTTGGATAATATCTCATATTTGTTCGCCTCTCTCAACGTTTTTTCTTTTTTCTAGTAACCTCTCTATCGATTACAACTATTATTATAGTCACTCTTTTAGCAATGTCAACACTTGAGTGCTAAAAATTAGCACTTTCTTTTATAAAGTGCTAAAAAGAAAAGAACCTGCCTATTTGGCAGGTTCTAAGTCAATCGCTTTTAATTGATAAGCAGTCATATCAATTTCTTTATTACTTATAATTTCAATAGTATCTGAATTGTTGTAAATACGTGTAGTAAAGGCATAAGCACCATCATTGATGAATAGCTCTAAAGAAGATGTGTCGCTAAACAAAGTCATATTATTCATTTCAGGAATTTTAATATGCTTCACACCACGACCTGAACCGCTTTTATTCATATCGATAGTGAGAAGACCATCTTCATAATTCATATTTTCCTCCATTTCCCCGCACCTTCGTTGCGCGGACACAAATATATAACCAAACTCAAATCCACCAAAACTCTAGTGTGCCTCTCGATATAATAGTATAATCAAAGAGAGGTGGTATACTACAGAGCACGTAGGGGTGAGTAGGCAATTCTACTTAAATAGAATATCCTGAATATTTATAAGTCGCCGCTATCTTTTCAAGCACAAATAAGTTGGACTTAGAGCCAGGACACTTATGATTGTACAATCAACTGAGTGATTAGCTTAGATAGCAGTCAATGCCACTTCTCTTCTTTCAATGAAAGGAGAGATTTTTTTATGAAGATTGTTAGACCAATCTGCTGTGGCATGGATGTTCACAAGAATATCATTGTGGCTACAATCGGTATTACTAATAAGAAAACTCGTATTACTGAATACATCCAAGAAACGTTTTCAACTTTAAACCATGATTTACTGAATCTTAAACAGTGGCTCATTAATCACAAATGCTTTGATGCATGCATGGAATCTACTGGTAAATATTGGATTCCAATTTTCAACATCTTAGAAGATGAAATCAATATTTACTTAACTCATCCAAAATATGTCAAAGCAATTAAAGGAAAGAAAACTGACAAGAAAGATTCAAAATGGATCTGTGATTTATTTAAACATGATCTAATCAAATTTTCTTTTATACCACCCAAAGAAATAAGAGCTTTACGAGAAATATCTCGCTATCGCTATAAATTGGTTGGGATGCGTTCCTCTGAACGTAATCGATATCAGAACTGTATGACAGTTTCCAATATCGGTATTGGTTCTGTATTTTCAGATCCGTTTGGAAAGTCTGCACAAGCAATCATGAAAGAAGTACTTGAGTCAGATATCATTGAAGATGAGAAAATTTTGAAATGTATCCATAGATCGTGTAAAAATAAAGATAAGATTCTAGATTCCATTAAACACTGCAATATTGAAACTGATCAAAGGTTTAAAATGAATGAGTCAATGACTCATATGGAAGAATTACAAGTCCATATTGATAACTGTGAAATCGAAATGATGAAACGTGCAGCACCAATGTTCGATCAATTCATGCACATCACCCAACTACCAGGCATCAGCACTTTATCTGCAATCCTTATTATTTCAGAAATCGGAGTAGATATGAAACAATTCGAATCAGATAAACAACTAACCTGTTGGGCTGGATTAGCACCTGCAAATAACGAAAGTGCTAATAAGAAAAAATCAGTTCGTATTTCTAAAGCAGGTCAATATTTAAAACCTTTATTAGTTCAGTGTGCTCTTGGAGCAATCAAAGATAAGGAGGGCTATTTTGGAATTAAGTATTCTCGTATCAAAAAGAGACGAGGTCACAAGAAAGCCATTATCGCAATTGCAAGAATGATGCTTGTCAGTATATACCATATGATTCTTACTGGAGAGACATTTAATCCTTCAGATTATGAATCATTTAGAAATCCTAATCCACCTATAAAGCAACAAGATTTAACAGAAGAATCAGCAATTGAGTTTCTTAAGAAATCAGGTTTTGACGTTTCTAAATTAACTAAACCATAATATTCAATTATTCTATTTTTTCTAAATTATTCAAACTTGTTTTTAAGTTTGTCTTTTTTTATACGTTTAGATTGATTTTTGTTTCACACTTACACCTCTTAAATGAAGTTTGAATGACTGAGGGAGGTCAGTTATATGGCATTCAAAACAAGACGTATTCATTGTAAGAGATGTTCCCTTTACTTCTTTCTTCTCTTCTCTTAAAGACTGATATTCTTCAATAGGGAACTGATAAAGTCTACCTTCATGCTCAGTAATCTCTCTAAAGAGAGTGAAGGCATGCTGACGTCCTTCTTCTACGGTAGGATTTGTATAATCAATATCAGGAAGCCCCATCCAACCGGCCATGATCATACGACCTTTTTCATCTTTGAAGAACTGCTGGGCATAGATATCAAATCCATGATCAAACTCGATAAAGTCTTCTAGTACGCAATCTTTCTCTAAATCTGTTGTAAGAGGAAAGTATCCATTCTGATAAATAGCTTCATAATCATAGTTATGACTTTCTAGTCCCTGAGGACAACAGAATAAGAACTTCTTCTTTTCAAAACTTAAATAATTCGGACACTCCCACATATAACCAAAAGGTTTATGGTAGTCAACAGTCTTCATGTAATCCCACTTCTTTAAATCTTTTGATGAATATAAGATTGCACAACCATGTGAATCAAGGGTTCTTGCTCCTAGAACCATATAATACATACCATCATTTTCATAAACGTAGGGATCTCTTACATGACAAGACATGTTTTGAGGATAATCCTTGTTGTAAAGCACAACTTCCTTATGATCTAATACAAGCCCATCTTGTGAATCAACCATCATCACATTATGTTCTCTACCTGCATTAATATAATCATAATCGCCAGGCAGCTTTACATTACCAGTATAGAACTGACTACTCCCACGGGCAAGCCCGTGGGGTTCTGATTACCAAGTGTAGCTTGTAATCGTACATCATTTTCAGACTTTGGAGTTACAAGTGTAAATCTATTTGAATTAGAACTTTCATTACCAAGCAGTCCATCGACCACATTAACGGTAAATTTCTACTTTCGTAAGGAAGTATAATCGATCTCCCTGAATATGTTTTACGCTATCTTAATTCCGCTATTTAATACCTTGATCTCGTTAACCTTAATCCATTCGATTAGGGCTTTTTCTTTGTTGTAACACTTATCAAATTCAGAAATGCATTTGCTTTTATCTATATCTTTGGTTCTGTAATCGTAACAGTATAATAGGAATGATGAATACCAGTCTCTTTGTACCTCTGTCCCATCTTGCAGCTTATACATTCGGTCAGATAGTTTCTTTTTAATATAGTCATCAACAGTATGATCATATTGACTTGCTCTGTAATCATTAGATACTTCAATATATATACCACCTGATACCTTGAATTTCTGTTCTACAGCAGCTTGAAACCCAGAAGGACATCTATTCTTTATGGATCTGCCAAAACGCTTTTTCCTATGAAACTTGCCTTTACTATTGACCGTAGTTTCTTTGGCTCGTCTCATAAGCTTGCCTGCATTTTTAGGTTCTGTGATAAATACATCTCCAAGACTTCTTAAATGGTTAGTGTCTTCATTTATTGCAAGCTGTCTGTTTATGGCATTGATGCGACATAATTCAGAGTGTTTCTCTTTTAACTTCTTATAATGATTAGAATATCTCCAAGTCTTGCGACCTTTTTTAACAGTACCATCATCATTATAATTCTGCGGATTAGTTACACGTCTTGACCTGTCCATAGCACGGTATAGCAGACGTTCTTTTCTCTCAGAAGTCTGAATACTGCTGCCATGCTCTGAAAGATTCTTAAGTCCTACTTCTGTATCGGAAGTATAGGCAACTGTCTGTGTACCAATATCAGCATCGATCATTCCTTTGCCATATTTATGTCTTGGATTGCCAAATCTATCATATTTAGGTTTTGCCCTGCCTTCGATGGTTAAATGTAAATATACTCTGTATTTACCTCTTATCATCCTGGGAACAAGCGTAGCATAGCAGGGTCTGTATGTATCTATGCAACAGCCATCTTTAATAAGAATACTAACAGCCCTGTTATCCAAGATCTCAGATTCGGCAAGATATGATACAACAGCATCTACTTCATCCTGCTGGAATCTATCATTTACCTGTATTCCAAATACCATCCTGCCAAGTTTGAACTGCAGCTTATTATCTGTAACGGATATAGGTAAACCACGATTTATCTGCTTTGCACGAATACAAGGCAGTTCTCCATATCTTGAGAAATGAATGGCATTACCATTACCATATAAGCATTTTTCAATACCACGCCATATATCTTCGGCTTTAGTCAGAGCGAATACAGCGTCTACACCATATTTCTTGCCTATTGGAATCATGGACGTTCTGCAGTATTCCCATGTAATATTATAAGCTTTCTGCATTTCATTAAGCTGTTTGGCATAAGTTTTTCGTTTATCCTTATCTTTAGAATTACCATAAAGAAATAGTAATTTTCGGTATCTCTTTGTACGCATAAGCTGGTTATAATTCTTTCTCATAAGACCTACAAGTTCGTTGCCTGCTTTTCTGATCTTATTCGAAAGCTTTACAACTTTTTGTATATCAGAAGAAGACATATCAGTTTCAGCAGCCAGGATATGCCTGTCAGAAAGCTTATGAAATTGTTTAAGATGTCTTTTATGTTCTTTATCAGTTATCATTTTTCTGCTCCTTAATATTATCTTAATTACTGTAGATACAAAATATCCTCTAGACCATAAAATACCGCATCCTGCATAGAATTGTATTAATTGTGGAAATGCCTTGAATAGTTCAATAGCACTTATATCTTTAAAAGTCCTTACAACATCACAGGGAGCAGCAGTTTGTGGTACATCTACAAAGACATGTATATGGTCAGGCTTCACTTCAAGAGCCTTAATGTGGTAATAGATTTTTCTGTGATATCTGTTTCAATATTTCCTCTACATTACCTTTTAATACCAGAAATATGAATTTAGAATACCTAATGATGTGATACTGTATCAGATATTTTCAATACGAAGCAAGTCAAGAAATATGATACTCTCACCTTCCTCAGCAGAATAGATACGTGCAAGGTTTTCAAGTTCTGTTTTCCATCCGGCAGGAATGGAGATATTTATTTGTACATTGTCACTTTTAGTTCGTGCCATTACTTTTTCCACAACTTGAATGATATGCTGAATTATTAGGATTACACTGTTCTGCATGGTTATTATTGTTCGCTATATGTGCAGCATTATTAGGATTTTTCTGATTACAGTGATGGTTGTTGTGTTGTATGTATGCTTATATCATAGTTACTTTTACTAATGATCTGTTTACTTTCTATACTTTAATATACATAGATTATATATCATTTTTCTAAGTATATATCAAGTGAAATGTGGCTTTCATCCCACACGCAAGCGTGTGGTTTTTTCGCCACAAATTTATAACGTAATAATCCATGATCATTGAAGCAGCACCCAGAATAAGCACCACCTTGATTATGAGGATGATCAGGAGAGAGGGCAATCCCCTCATCCTGATAGTAAAGGAAATCTTTAGTGGTGAATTGTTTCCAATACTTTAATCCACCTTCAGGTTCGTAAGAATACTGATAATAGATATGATATACTCCATCTTTTTCTATAAGCCCATTAGGATCATTCATCCATCCAGATACAGGTTCTAGATGATATTTTAGTTTATACATTTCCTTCATAAAAATCTCCTTATGCAACCTTAGCTTCTACGACTGGATTCGCTATTTCTACAACATCTGTATTGGCATCAACAGCACCACTCCCAAAAATAATCTGGAACTGTTCCTGGACAAGGAATGTTCCCTTAACTCCATCTACAGATTCTAAAGCTTTTTCATCTGCAAATGATGGATCCTTCAACATCAATCTTAAACGTGTAGCACAATGAAATGCCTTTTTGATGTTCTTAGGTCCACCAACGTGGGAGATGACTTCTTTTGCGACTTTGTTGTAGTCCATTGAAATTTCCTCCTTTATCAGTGCATTACCGATACCACATCTGTATCATAAACCACATGTAATGCTTTGCCAACAAAAATATGGAACCGATACCACTTTTTTTATAAAAAAAGCATCAGATACTTCTGACGCTTTCTCCTTCTATAAATGTGAAGTCAATAAGTGTAGCACGTTCGACCTCTTTTTCTTCAATCATATCAAGAATAATTTGTCCAGCCATCTGACCAGCATGGGCATAATGGAACTTAATAGTTGTAAGGGCAGGGGACATTACAGTAGAAGTCCAATAGCCACCAAATCCAGTTACTGAAACATCCTCAGGAATACGTAAACCGTGGTCTTTTAGAACCTTCATACATCCCATCGCAATCGTATCTGTTGCACAAATAATGGCAGTAGGACATTCATGATGATTTAAATAGTCATTTAATCGAGTTATTGTCTTTTCCACAGAGAAGTCTGTTTCTAGAAAATGAGGATGCACATCCTGTAAGCCATCATAAACACCCTGTCTACGAATTACTCCTACAGCCACATCTTTTCTGCTTACTCCTGCATATACAACATTCTTATGACCATTATTATAAATATACTCACCTATCTTATAACCTGCTTCATAATCGTTATTAATAACACTTACACCATCATCATAGGCCTGCGCCATAAAGACAATAGGAATGGAACTCTTAGAGGCAATATCTCTATGTGCCATTGTGATAGATGTTGCAAGAAGGACAATTCCATCCACCTTTAGCTGCATAAGTTTAGTAATAGATTTGATTTCATCGAGTTCATCATGATTTGTATTAATGATAATTGTCGTATAATGATGTTTCTTTAAGAACTGATCAATGTTCATCATCATACGACTAGAAGCATATGAAGTAAGAGTAGGGCATACAATACCCACGGTATGTGTCTTGTTGGCTTTTAAATTCGCAGCAAGCACATTAGGTTCATAATCATACTCTTTCACAATCTTCTCTATCTTCTGACGTGTTTCTTCTTTTACATAGCCACCATTAAAATAACGAGAAACAGTTGTCTTAGACACACCTGCAACTTTCGCAATATCGGCCATAGTCATCTTCTTCATGTTAATCCTCACTAAATAAACTCATGATTTCTTCACCACTCATAGTCGTAATAGAACCACTATTACCTTCCACAAAACGATCTGCAAGATCCTTCTTTGCAGCCTGCAATGTCTGAATCTTTTCTTCAATAGAATCAGCCATAATCAATTTATATACAAATACCTTATTCTTCTGACCGATACGATATGCTCTATCAGTTGCCTGATTTTGTGCAGACATATTCCACCAAGGGTCAAAATGAACAACACCTTCTGCAGCAGTCAAGTTTAAACCAGTACCTCCAGCCTTCAAACTAATTAAGAAGACTGTTGTATCATCGTTCTGATAAGCATCCACTAATCCTTTACGTTTCTCTTTTTCTGTATCACCAGTCAACATATAATAAGATGTCTTACTCTTATCTAATTCTTTTGCAAGAAGATTCAATAAGCTCTTAAATGACGAGAATACAATAATCTTCTTGTTATTATCTTTATATGTCTGAATAATATTTAAACATGCTTCCATCTTAGAAGACTTATGTTTTACATCATCAAAGACAATACGAGGTTCGCAGCAGATCTGTCTTAACTTTGTCAACATCGCAAGAATCTGAATGCGGTCCTTAGAACCATCTAAAGTCTTTAATAACTGATTGGCCTGTGCTAAATGTGCTAAATAGAGCTTCTTTTCATCTTCACTGAAGTCTACAAGTACAGTATTTTCAATCTTATCAGGTAAATCTTTTAATACTTCATTCTTCGTACGTCTTAATACAAAAGGTGAAATCATCTTCTGTAATTGTGTCTGTGTTTCTTCATCATGATCCTTGACAATAGGTGCTTCATAATGAGACTTAAAATAACGATAGTTATATAAATAATCTTTATTTAAGAAGTCAAAAATGGACCATAACTCAGCCAGTGAGTTTTCAATAGGTGTACCAGTTAACGCAAAACGCTGTTTACCTTCTAATGATTTTACTGCAATCGCATTCTTAGTTTTCTGATTCTTAATATACTGTGCTTCATCTAAGACAATAAAATCAAATGTGATACCTTTATATTGTTCATAATCCTTACGAATATAGTCATAAGAAGTAATCATAACATCAAACTGTTTATAGCTTTTAATAATCTCTTTACGTTCCTTCGCACTTCCCATAACACAAGTCACCTTTAAATGAGAAGAGAACTTATTAAACTCATCTAACCAGTTTAAAATCAATGAAGCAGGACAGATAATAACAGAGAAATGATGTTCATTACTTTCTAATAAACTCATAATCTGAATCGTTTTACCTAGCCCCATATCATCGGCAAGAATACCACCAAAATGAAGGTCATTCATAGTAGAAAGCCATTGGAAACCTTCCTTCTGATAATCTCTTAAAATAGGTGCATAACGCTCATTTAAAGGATGTTCATGATGTGTATAGTTCTTTAAATGGTCTAATACATCCTTAAATGATTCTTCACGATTGACCTGTACATATTCAAAACCTTGAGTGGCTAAGTCCATCTGATGAGCTCTATTCAGATTTAAATCAATAGTACCATCTTCAGAAATATCTTTAGGTAGAATATGATACTGATCCATCATCTGACCTAACTCATCTAATTCATGTGTATCAATATAAAGTAACTGACCATTTTTTAAACGATGATAACGTTTCTTCTTCTGATGACTTGCTATAATATCAGCCAGTTCTTCTTTAGGAACATCTAAAGAATCCAGATTCATTTCTAATAAATTATGGGAAACCTTAATACCAACAGATAAGTTCATAGACTTCTTAGAACCAATAGCCTGTAAAGAATCAGATACATAAACATCTGTCAACTTATTCAAGTGATTTAAACCATCATGAATCATATCAATGGTTTCATCGCGATGTGTATCAAAACGCATAGGTCCTGACATATCATCAGGATTATATTTCTCTAGGAAACTAATAATCAAATCTGCCTTTAAAGAATGAGGTACATCATCTTTAAGAATATCATGCTTACCATCCTCATATGTTCCCATTAAAGTAATCAAAGCATATTCATCTTCATCTACATCTGCATAGATTTCTAGATGCGTTTCTTCCTTAATCTTATCTTCTAGACCTACATACTCAATATATTTCTTTGTAGGAGAAATAATATAACGTGTAAAGTTTTCTAACTGATCATGAGATACATAAAGACGCTGTAATGTATCAAATCGATTCAATAACTCAACACTTACTCCCTGCTTATCAAAACGATAACGTGTAAAAGAATGTGTAGAAGGGCTATAACTATATAAGTTCTTCTTACCAATATAGTAA
This window contains:
- a CDS encoding DEAD/DEAH box helicase, which encodes MLFITDNEFERVVSRARNRDIAREYYRRDYVVNVSITTDNRGYYHISGKVMINGNIYLPRVLVNPNSKIVSTDCNCIYADEYTACGHIGALILKVQELSPNTFPYRYAVDLQKRAQEEKKSAMRERLLWEQRMQEYRRKEREKETNELTDYIKKQLVNQFTPVDSTPVHLRLYADDWQFGITLKIGRNRDYIVKSIPNFVTQMQNNEYHTYGKTLAFVHNPDILDEPSKKIYQFILRYYHSHLSSNNTLFINDDNVDAFWDLLEEIPQAMHPFARLEDELHPVVSVSKDKHDTILELDTDLSPYYIGKKNLYSYSPSTHSFTRYRFDKQGVSVELLNRFDTLQRLYVSHDQLENFTRYIISPTKKYIEYVGLEDKIKEETHLEIYADVDEDEYALITLMGTYEDGKHDILKDDVPHSLKADLIISFLEKYNPDDMSGPMRFDTHRDETIDMIHDGLNHLNKLTDVYVSDSLQAIGSKKSMNLSVGIKVSHNLLEMNLDSLDVPKEELADIIASHQKKKRYHRLKNGQLLYIDTHELDELGQMMDQYHILPKDISEDGTIDLNLNRAHQMDLATQGFEYVQVNREESFKDVLDHLKNYTHHEHPLNERYAPILRDYQKEGFQWLSTMNDLHFGGILADDMGLGKTIQIMSLLESNEHHFSVIICPASLILNWLDEFNKFSSHLKVTCVMGSAKERKEIIKSYKQFDVMITSYDYIRKDYEQYKGITFDFIVLDEAQYIKNQKTKNAIAVKSLEGKQRFALTGTPIENSLAELWSIFDFLNKDYLYNYRYFKSHYEAPIVKDHDEETQTQLQKMISPFVLRRTKNEVLKDLPDKIENTVLVDFSEDEKKLYLAHLAQANQLLKTLDGSKDRIQILAMLTKLRQICCEPRIVFDDVKHKSSKMEACLNIIQTYKDNNKKIIVFSSFKSLLNLLAKELDKSKTSYYMLTGDTEKEKRKGLVDAYQNDDTTVFLISLKAGGTGLNLTAAEGVVHFDPWWNMSAQNQATDRAYRIGQKNKVFVYKLIMADSIEEKIQTLQAAKKDLADRFVEGNSGSITTMSGEEIMSLFSED